The DNA region GATGATCTTTCTTCCATCCTTTATGCCAGTCGTGACCCTCTCAGTCAGCTATGCTGTGTCATTTTATTACGACCCTTTTGGCCAAACATTTGCCATTGTGGCAATTTCCAAGCATTCTGTAGCAATTGCGCTTAATAATTTGTCCTTTTGGCATTCAAAATCTTTCATAGCCCTTATGGCTAGATATTTGCCCTTTTGCCTTTTGAACTTTTATAGCCCTCATGGCTGGATACTTAACCCTCATGGTATTCTGACTTTTCTTAGCTTTGTGGATTTTGTCCTTAGTGGTAGTTAAAATCATTCATAGCCCTCGTAGCCGGATATTTATATTCCAAAAGCCTGCTCTCAGCAGCGGTCTGGACCTTCTTTAGTGGAGCGTTTCCTGCATATGGAACAAAGTTAGAAAGGATCACCTTCCGGTGTCCTGGGGACCTATATCAGAAACGGGTTAGTTTTCCCTATTTTAACTTAATCCGTATTGTCGACGTCGTCGCATCTTCGGCTTTCTAATCCCGGAACCCCTTTAGCTCTGATATTCGaaagatgaattttttttatatatatattattgattgtcatgacatgtgctTTGAATGAGGGAGTCTTCCTCTTCCGTGACTGGGGTTTTGCTTCCTTAcgcagaatttttgagaccttttctcaaaaattttgccccaatTTAATTTCGGTCTATCAATTCTCATGCCGAATCTTTCGGGAAATTTTGAGGCCTCCTCAAAATTTTTGCCCCAGTTTAGAGTTCTGGGTCAGCTAACTATCCTTTAGTACCCTGTAAGCGCGCatttttgagatcttctcaaaaattctgccccagatGGGCATGCTGCAGTCCCTGCTTCCTTGTGAAGTCCTATCTCTAAGGCTTCCTAGAggttttcttggtttttcttttgatgCGACCGAGCTCagagagcgcctacgtatcctgtcgcaaCAGGAATTGTGTCGAACGTAGTTCAGAAACACACTAATGGATTTTGGGTTTTTACTAATATACCGACCGAGTCCCAAagggactgcctacgtatcccgccgtgaggaagtcaggtcattgcgtagttcatctTACAAAGGTGTTTGTTTACCCTATCTATTACAAAATGGTTACAAGCCAAAGGAAATAACCAATACAAGCAAAAGTAGAAtaacgattacaagcaaagaGTACTATTACAAACTGAGAATCTCCTTCTTCATGCATAGTAGCGCTTGATTGCATCTGAGTTAATCGGCTTCGGCCATTCTTGGCCGTCCATTTCTGCCAATACTACCGCTCCCCCGGAGAGCACTTTGCGGATTACGTAAGGCCCTTGCCAGTTGGGAGCAAACTTCCTTTTATATTCGTCTTGATGTGGGAAAATCCTTTTGAGCACCAATTGCCCAATCTGAAAAAGTCTGGTTCTGACTCGTTTGTTGAAAGCTCTCGCCAACCTTTGCCAGTATAATTGACCGTGACAGACGGCGACCATTCTTTTCTCATCAATCAAATCCAATTGCTCATAACGAGCTCGAACCCATTCGGCATTGTCCAACTTCACTTCCTGAATGATTCTCAGAGAAGGTATCTCAACCTTAGTGGGTGTGACTGCTTCAGTCCCGTAGACCAACAAATATGGCATTGCTCCTGTTGAAGTCCTAGCCGTAGTACAGTATCCCAGAAAGGCATAAGGCAACTGCTCGTGCCAACCTTTGTGGTTATCAGtcatcttccttaatattcttttgatatttttgttggaTGCTTCTATGGCTCTGTTCATTTGCAGCCAGTAAGCTATTGAGTTTCGATGGGTGATCTTGAATTGCTCACAGATATCCTTCATCAGGTGGCTATTCAGATTCGCTCCATTGTTTGTTATAACGGACTCGGGTACACCGAATCTGCATATGATGTGGTTGCCCACAAAGTCTGCCACTATTTTCTTTGTTACTGATTTGTGGGATATTGCTTCCACCCACTTAGTGAAATAGTCAATGGAAACCAAAATGAAACGGTGGCCATTCGAGGCTGCAGGTTCAATGGATCCAATAACATCCATGCCGCAGGCGACGAAAGGCCATGGTGAACTCATAGTGTTAAGCTCACTTGGAGGGACTCAGATTAGATCACCGTGAATCTGGCATTGATGGCACCTTTGCACAGACTTGTAGCAGTCACTTTCCATAGTCATCCAATAATATCCAGCTAGCAGAATCTTCTTTGCTACTATGAATCCATTCATGTAGGGTCCACATGTTCCCTCATTTACTTCTTCTAGAAGTTTGGTGGCTTCGCCGGTATCTACACATCTGAGCAAACCCAAATCTAGCATCCGTTTGTATAGCACTTCTTTGTTTAGGAAGAAATTGTTTGCCATTCtttgaattttcttcttttgtccaTTTGTAATGCCCTCGGGGTATTCATGTCCTTCCAGGTACATTTTGATGTCGCTGTACCATGGCTTGCCATCTGGCTCGGCTTCCACATGGCAATAGTGGGCATATTCTTCTTTCA from Lycium ferocissimum isolate CSIRO_LF1 chromosome 2, AGI_CSIRO_Lferr_CH_V1, whole genome shotgun sequence includes:
- the LOC132047479 gene encoding uncharacterized protein LOC132047479, with translation MALNMDIGELLVIGDSNLLIHQVQGEWATKSEKMLPYVNLAQRLCKKLKKIEFRHTLIAQNEFADALATIASMIQYPESSYINPLRISLKEEYAHYCHVEAEPDGKPWYSDIKMYLEGHEYPEGITNGQKKKIQRMANNFFLNKEVLYKRMLDLGLLRCVDTGEATKLLEEVNEGTCGPYMNGFIVAKKILLAGYYWMTMESDCYKSVQRCHQCQIHGDLI
- the LOC132047478 gene encoding uncharacterized protein LOC132047478, yielding MSSPWPFVACGMDVIGSIEPAASNGHRFILVSIDYFTKWVEAISHKSVTKKIVADFVGNHIICRFGVPESVITNNGANLNSHLMKDICEQFKITHRNSIAYWLQMNRAIEASNKNIKRILRKMTDNHKGWHEQLPYAFLGYCTTARTSTGAMPYLLVYGTEAVTPTKVEIPSLRIIQEVKLDNAEWVRARYEQLDLIDEKRMVAVCHGQLYWQRLARAFNKRVRTRLFQIGQLVLKRIFPHQDEYKRKFAPNWQGPYVIRKVLSGGAVVLAEMDGQEWPKPINSDAIKRYYA